A genomic window from Sulfurimonas paralvinellae includes:
- a CDS encoding GGDEF domain-containing protein, with protein MNSKIKLLLIVALMLVGLGIATIVNISLNFREYSIKSATEKATATASIVKDGLTAHMVNGIMDKRDYFLNQIYTNHSDIKALWIIRSDKVKKQFGEGFKNETIRDVLDKDVLRTGKTVQTIQENAQGITLRISIPYNATSTGTPNCLNCHNVKDGDTLGAVSMEFDITHMRNDGMLTILKILGINLIFIIIALFLINYYVSPYMTLFTNMQTGIKKAYRGDFTHIFETKVEGDAKTITQQLNTLFRKMQETFGDIKHNLATFIPQGCVSSNDPLYEAKTIINELSDIYKFKKTIELDDSKELVYKRIVDTLKYKFSFKHFALYEVNIQKNSRELIYISEGKSICASEVDSDAMLCRSYRTKSDIISTEFINLCQECSCENLEYVCIPFDINDEYALIISITSKEETDIAKINKDIPSIKNYLEAAKPVIESRILTDKLRETSLTDPMTGLYNRRFLEQYIDKFVKQAQRTEETYAVLMLDIDFFKKVNDTYGHDIGDAVITQLGKVIRESVREADLAIRYGGEEFVILLHNASKEGALRVAKVISEGFAALNFDVGNDKSIQKTLSIGISLFPEDCDSIWQCIKLADTALYVAKTTGRNKIIEYQPEMSQNDNLR; from the coding sequence ATGAACAGTAAAATAAAACTTCTCCTTATCGTAGCGCTTATGCTCGTTGGCCTTGGTATTGCGACCATTGTCAACATATCTCTTAACTTTAGAGAATACAGCATTAAAAGTGCTACGGAAAAAGCAACTGCAACGGCAAGTATTGTAAAAGACGGCTTAACGGCACATATGGTTAATGGTATCATGGATAAACGTGATTACTTTTTAAACCAGATCTATACAAACCATTCTGATATAAAAGCACTTTGGATCATCCGCTCAGACAAGGTCAAAAAACAATTCGGTGAAGGTTTTAAAAATGAAACCATTCGTGATGTTCTAGACAAAGATGTTCTACGTACAGGAAAGACAGTACAAACCATTCAAGAGAATGCACAAGGTATCACACTCCGTATTTCTATACCATATAATGCAACATCAACGGGTACACCAAACTGCCTCAACTGCCATAATGTCAAAGATGGTGACACACTCGGTGCTGTCAGTATGGAATTTGATATAACACATATGAGAAATGACGGTATGCTGACAATCCTTAAAATTCTAGGTATCAATCTCATTTTTATTATTATTGCACTCTTTTTAATCAACTATTATGTATCACCGTATATGACACTTTTTACCAATATGCAAACAGGGATTAAAAAAGCATATCGGGGTGATTTTACGCATATCTTTGAAACCAAAGTTGAAGGTGATGCAAAAACGATTACACAACAACTCAATACGCTCTTTAGAAAAATGCAGGAGACTTTTGGTGACATAAAACATAATCTTGCTACGTTTATACCTCAAGGCTGTGTCTCTTCCAATGACCCTCTTTACGAAGCCAAAACTATCATCAATGAACTCTCAGATATCTATAAATTCAAAAAAACAATTGAGCTTGATGATTCTAAAGAGCTGGTTTATAAAAGGATTGTCGATACCTTAAAGTATAAATTTTCTTTTAAACACTTTGCATTGTATGAAGTAAATATACAAAAGAACAGTCGTGAACTTATTTACATTTCAGAAGGGAAAAGCATATGTGCATCTGAAGTTGATAGTGATGCTATGCTCTGTCGTTCATATAGAACAAAATCAGATATTATTTCGACGGAATTCATCAATCTCTGCCAAGAGTGTTCTTGTGAAAACCTCGAATATGTATGCATTCCTTTTGATATTAATGATGAATATGCTTTGATAATTTCCATAACAAGCAAGGAAGAAACAGATATTGCAAAAATAAACAAAGATATTCCAAGTATAAAAAATTATCTTGAGGCTGCAAAACCTGTCATAGAGAGTAGAATTCTCACTGACAAACTGCGTGAGACATCCCTTACAGATCCAATGACAGGACTCTACAACAGAAGATTTTTAGAACAGTATATTGACAAATTTGTCAAACAGGCCCAACGTACAGAGGAGACCTATGCAGTTTTAATGCTCGATATCGATTTTTTTAAAAAAGTAAATGACACCTATGGCCATGATATCGGCGATGCGGTCATCACACAACTTGGAAAAGTTATTCGTGAGAGTGTCCGAGAAGCTGATCTCGCTATTCGTTATGGTGGTGAAGAGTTCGTTATACTTTTACATAATGCAAGTAAAGAAGGAGCTCTCCGCGTTGCAAAAGTTATCAGCGAAGGCTTTGCCGCACTAAATTTCGATGTCGGCAATGACAAAAGCATCCAAAAAACACTCAGCATAGGGATCTCACTCTTTCCAGAAGACTGTGACAGCATCTGGCAGTGCATTAAACTAGCAGATACCGCACTCTATGTAGCCAAAACAACTGGACGAAACAAAATTATAGAGTATCAACCGGAAATGTCACAAAACGATAATTTAAGATAG
- a CDS encoding bifunctional 2-C-methyl-D-erythritol 4-phosphate cytidylyltransferase/2-C-methyl-D-erythritol 2,4-cyclodiphosphate synthase, with product MSDLTLILLAAGSSSRFSQDVKKQWLRIGHQPLWQFVAQRLEKTNRFSQIIIVAAADEIEFMQQYASYEFIAGGSSRQESLRNALEHVSNSYVLVNDIARACISEDLLGRIIDAKDSADCIVPYLNVTDTIVYEKETIDREKVKKIQTPQLSKTAVLKAALETNQTYTDESSAIVAHGGTRKFVAGEDDAHKITYAEDLNKVPCLHTPSSDILSGNGFDVHAFDDKGEMWLGGVEIKSDFGFKAHSDGDVAIHALIDALLGAAGMGDIGMLFPDNNAQYKGADSKELLKRVVTKLHNFGFVIINADITIAAQTPRLADYKQPMRTTLAAILNIDPSRMNVKATTTERLGFIGRSEGVGVIANANLKYFNWKTIG from the coding sequence TTGTCTGATTTGACACTTATTTTACTTGCTGCCGGCAGTTCAAGCCGTTTTTCTCAGGATGTCAAAAAGCAATGGCTGCGTATCGGACATCAACCTTTGTGGCAATTTGTAGCACAAAGACTCGAAAAAACAAACCGTTTCTCTCAAATCATTATCGTTGCTGCAGCAGATGAGATAGAGTTCATGCAGCAGTATGCTTCATATGAATTTATTGCAGGCGGAAGCTCACGCCAAGAATCACTGCGAAATGCTCTCGAACATGTTTCAAACAGTTACGTACTTGTCAATGATATAGCACGTGCCTGTATCTCCGAAGATCTCTTAGGACGCATTATAGATGCCAAAGACTCTGCTGACTGCATTGTTCCATACCTCAATGTGACCGATACCATCGTTTATGAGAAAGAAACAATAGACAGAGAGAAAGTAAAAAAAATCCAGACACCGCAACTCTCAAAAACAGCAGTCCTCAAAGCCGCTCTTGAGACCAATCAGACATATACAGATGAAAGCAGTGCTATTGTTGCACACGGAGGCACAAGAAAGTTTGTTGCAGGCGAAGATGATGCCCATAAGATAACCTACGCCGAAGATCTCAACAAAGTACCATGCCTGCATACACCCTCAAGTGATATCCTAAGCGGAAACGGATTTGACGTTCACGCTTTTGATGACAAAGGTGAGATGTGGCTCGGCGGTGTAGAAATCAAATCTGATTTTGGCTTTAAAGCTCACAGTGACGGTGATGTAGCCATTCATGCTCTCATAGACGCTCTTTTAGGAGCAGCTGGAATGGGTGACATTGGCATGCTCTTTCCTGATAATAATGCACAATACAAAGGCGCCGATTCAAAAGAACTGCTCAAGAGAGTCGTTACCAAGCTTCACAACTTCGGCTTTGTCATCATCAATGCAGACATTACAATTGCAGCACAAACACCACGCTTAGCAGACTATAAACAGCCAATGAGAACAACACTTGCCGCAATTTTAAACATTGACCCCTCACGTATGAATGTAAAAGCGACGACAACGGAAAGACTCGGCTTTATTGGAAGAAGTGAAGGTGTCGGTGTTATTGCCAATGCAAATTTAAAATATTTTAACTGGAAAACGATAGGATAA
- a CDS encoding HD domain-containing protein, which translates to MDLLLRIEDIIENNGSDFELSKLFKQYIKEYKESLPELFKKNQGKDFLVKHTKQLDSIITLMYKTVLRRLFGNFLPMRSQIPIAIIALGSYGREQLCVHSDIDLLIAYEKIEGYNAELIIEKLFYLALDAGMKLGHRVHEVTDLYKAANEDITIRTSLMEARLITGSPFIWHATQRELAKIRSHNQKEFILAKVEEAQLRRKKYPMSMQPNIKEGVGGLRDAQLIFWIANTIYGVSSIKELSGIIFSDEEYKEFRVALELLYRVRSALHLITGKQEDRLLLEHIPQTSKMLGFRNQQRFASKVLQAGWRINNFTQIFVKKMVRPFIVEKSYIKKFRHNRIQKGIYLLEERLFASFNLKPLPIASLLDILINLEDKDYRFDAGFLNQFTYTKIPHPLTAKTYQRLKKFLNKKHISSFLKLFYNAGILQELFPNFRKVMHLPQFDGYHHYPVDLHSIECVHALENIEESFIAELFEELSDNEKLLLKIVVFFHDSGKGRKQDHSEVGAKLIAQFAKHIGLSQELTERAVTLVKQHVLMSNVAFKENIHNEKTLYKFMSKVGDTKNLKLLYILTYADIKGVGGDTYNSFNSKLLYDLYMSALEIAENTERITDAKKRLIIERRVKNLPEFRELSKLMQKKILTVESNLFFFKHSPQDILNIAKKARETGEYSFTTKNTNSLTIEIYRRIPLNIGYLLASLSHLDVASMEIFTLFDGVKYFKIDFIKNVHGNELVEVQDIIDNAFDMDREVPLKKVKIKKEEINIDCEHSKTHAELTIHTQNQMGLLAYVMYRFEEMQINIVTAKIHSSKHKVRDSFLMEKQNKICDNIQKIYETLSNEE; encoded by the coding sequence ATGGACTTATTATTACGCATTGAAGATATTATAGAAAACAACGGCTCGGACTTTGAACTCTCAAAACTTTTTAAGCAATATATAAAAGAGTACAAAGAGTCGCTTCCTGAACTTTTTAAAAAAAATCAGGGAAAAGATTTTTTAGTCAAACACACAAAACAGCTTGACAGCATCATCACACTGATGTACAAAACAGTACTGCGAAGGCTTTTTGGAAACTTCCTGCCTATGCGCTCTCAGATTCCAATAGCTATTATTGCACTTGGCAGCTATGGTCGTGAGCAGCTCTGTGTTCACAGTGACATCGATCTTCTCATCGCTTATGAAAAGATCGAAGGATACAATGCCGAGCTTATCATAGAAAAGCTTTTCTATCTGGCACTCGATGCCGGTATGAAGCTCGGTCACAGAGTGCATGAAGTCACAGACCTTTACAAGGCAGCCAATGAAGACATCACCATTCGCACCTCTTTAATGGAAGCACGTCTTATCACCGGCTCACCTTTTATTTGGCATGCAACACAAAGAGAGCTGGCAAAGATTCGCTCACACAATCAAAAAGAGTTCATTTTGGCTAAGGTTGAAGAGGCACAACTGCGTCGAAAGAAATACCCGATGTCGATGCAGCCAAACATTAAAGAAGGTGTCGGAGGATTGCGTGATGCACAACTTATTTTTTGGATAGCCAATACCATTTATGGTGTCAGTTCTATTAAAGAGCTATCAGGAATCATCTTTTCCGATGAAGAGTACAAAGAGTTCCGTGTTGCTTTGGAACTGCTTTATCGCGTCCGAAGTGCTCTGCATCTCATCACAGGCAAACAAGAGGACAGACTGCTCCTTGAACATATTCCACAAACAAGTAAAATGCTGGGGTTTAGAAACCAGCAACGATTCGCATCCAAAGTCCTTCAAGCCGGATGGCGCATCAATAACTTCACGCAGATCTTTGTTAAGAAAATGGTGCGGCCGTTTATTGTTGAAAAGAGCTATATTAAAAAGTTCAGACATAACCGTATCCAAAAAGGTATCTATCTCTTAGAAGAGAGACTCTTTGCATCGTTCAATCTAAAACCGCTGCCAATTGCATCTCTATTGGATATTTTAATCAATTTGGAAGATAAAGATTATCGATTTGATGCAGGTTTTTTAAATCAATTTACCTATACAAAGATTCCCCATCCTCTTACGGCAAAAACATATCAAAGGCTTAAAAAGTTTTTAAACAAAAAGCACATAAGCTCCTTTTTGAAGCTTTTTTACAATGCAGGGATACTTCAAGAACTTTTTCCAAACTTCAGAAAGGTAATGCATTTGCCCCAATTTGACGGATACCACCACTATCCTGTTGACCTGCACTCTATTGAATGCGTTCATGCTTTGGAAAATATCGAAGAATCTTTTATTGCAGAACTTTTTGAAGAACTAAGCGATAATGAAAAACTGCTCTTGAAGATTGTTGTCTTTTTTCATGACAGCGGCAAAGGACGAAAACAAGATCACAGTGAGGTTGGCGCGAAACTTATTGCCCAATTTGCAAAACACATCGGCTTGTCTCAAGAGCTGACAGAACGTGCTGTTACACTTGTCAAACAACATGTACTGATGAGTAATGTCGCTTTTAAAGAGAATATTCACAATGAAAAGACGCTTTATAAATTTATGTCAAAAGTAGGTGATACTAAGAATCTAAAGCTCCTCTACATCCTCACGTATGCCGACATCAAAGGTGTAGGCGGTGATACTTATAACTCTTTTAACTCAAAACTCCTGTATGATCTTTACATGAGCGCTTTAGAGATCGCTGAAAATACCGAACGCATCACCGATGCGAAAAAACGTCTTATCATTGAGAGAAGAGTAAAAAACCTTCCTGAATTTAGAGAACTCTCAAAACTCATGCAGAAAAAGATTCTCACAGTCGAGTCCAACCTCTTCTTTTTCAAACACTCACCGCAGGATATTCTCAATATTGCCAAAAAAGCGAGAGAGACCGGTGAATATAGTTTCACAACCAAAAATACAAACTCCCTGACAATAGAGATATATAGACGAATTCCTCTGAACATCGGCTATCTTCTTGCTTCACTCTCTCATCTTGACGTTGCTTCTATGGAGATCTTTACTCTCTTTGACGGAGTAAAATACTTCAAAATAGATTTTATAAAAAATGTTCACGGAAATGAACTTGTTGAAGTACAAGATATCATTGACAATGCTTTTGACATGGACCGTGAAGTCCCACTCAAAAAAGTCAAAATAAAAAAAGAAGAGATAAACATAGACTGCGAGCATTCAAAGACACACGCCGAACTTACCATCCATACACAAAACCAGATGGGACTGCTTGCATACGTCATGTACAGATTTGAAGAGATGCAGATCAATATTGTCACGGCAAAAATTCATTCAAGCAAACATAAGGTGCGAGACAGCTTCTTAATGGAAAAACAAAACAAAATATGCGATAATATCCAAAAAATTTATGAAACTTTATCGAATGAAGAATAA
- the thiC gene encoding phosphomethylpyrimidine synthase ThiC, with translation MRSSWVKERENDSVRTQMYYAKQGIITQEMEYVAKVEDLSPELVRSEIARGRLIIPANVNHTSLEPMAIGIASKCKINANIGSSAIASDVQGEIEKVQVSQHYKADTAMDLSTGGDLDEIRKAVIANSKIPIGTVPIYQILHDVGNKIEDLTIEVMLEVLERQAKQGVSYFTIHAGFLLETMPKVAKRKMGIVSRGGSLMAAWMMHYHRENPFYTAFDDILDICAKYDVSLSLGDSLRPGCLADASDDAQLGELKVLGELTLRAWEKNVQVMIEGPGHVPLNQIERNMKIQRELCHEAPFYILGPLVTDIAAGYDHISSAIGAAVGGWHGASMLCYVTPKEHLGLPNADDVREGIIAYKIAAHAADIARGRKGARDVDDAMSDARYSFDWEKQFELALDSERAREYHDETLPQDVFKEAEFCSMCGPKFCSYKITQEIMDNPEAIAQIAADAKEKEAEEEAALLA, from the coding sequence ATGAGATCTTCATGGGTAAAAGAGCGCGAAAACGATTCTGTCAGAACACAGATGTATTACGCGAAACAAGGCATCATCACGCAAGAGATGGAGTATGTCGCAAAAGTAGAAGATTTGTCTCCTGAGCTCGTTCGTAGTGAAATAGCAAGAGGAAGATTGATTATACCGGCGAATGTAAACCACACTTCGTTGGAGCCAATGGCGATAGGAATCGCAAGTAAATGTAAGATAAATGCAAATATCGGCTCATCTGCAATCGCTTCAGATGTACAGGGTGAGATAGAAAAAGTACAGGTATCACAACATTATAAAGCAGATACGGCGATGGATCTTAGTACAGGCGGGGATCTGGATGAAATTAGAAAGGCGGTTATCGCCAACTCTAAGATTCCTATCGGAACAGTTCCTATCTATCAGATTTTACATGATGTGGGTAACAAGATTGAAGATTTGACGATTGAAGTTATGTTGGAAGTTTTGGAACGTCAAGCAAAACAGGGTGTTTCGTACTTTACTATTCATGCAGGCTTCTTACTTGAAACTATGCCTAAAGTTGCAAAACGCAAGATGGGTATCGTTTCTCGCGGTGGGTCTTTAATGGCTGCGTGGATGATGCACTACCATAGAGAAAATCCTTTCTATACTGCTTTTGATGATATCTTGGATATCTGTGCAAAGTATGATGTCTCTCTTTCACTTGGAGATTCACTTCGTCCGGGTTGTCTTGCAGATGCATCTGATGATGCACAGCTTGGTGAACTGAAAGTTCTTGGCGAATTGACACTCAGAGCGTGGGAGAAAAATGTTCAGGTTATGATCGAAGGACCGGGTCACGTTCCTTTAAATCAGATCGAGCGTAATATGAAGATTCAAAGAGAACTTTGCCATGAAGCTCCTTTTTATATTCTTGGACCGTTAGTTACCGATATTGCCGCAGGGTACGACCATATCTCAAGTGCTATCGGTGCAGCTGTGGGTGGATGGCACGGTGCGAGTATGTTATGCTATGTAACACCAAAAGAGCACTTGGGACTGCCAAATGCAGATGACGTACGTGAAGGTATCATTGCCTATAAAATAGCTGCTCACGCAGCAGATATTGCCCGTGGTCGTAAAGGTGCACGTGATGTCGATGATGCAATGAGTGATGCACGTTATAGTTTTGACTGGGAAAAACAGTTCGAACTTGCACTTGACAGTGAAAGGGCGCGTGAATATCATGATGAAACACTTCCTCAGGATGTATTTAAAGAGGCAGAGTTCTGTTCTATGTGCGGACCGAAATTCTGTTCTTATAAAATTACACAGGAGATCATGGACAATCCGGAAGCAATCGCTCAAATAGCAGCGGATGCAAAAGAAAAAGAAGCTGAAGAAGAGGCAGCTCTTTTAGCTTAA
- a CDS encoding response regulator, producing the protein MKILIIENEVYLAQSIATKLGELGHTCEMCTSTKDAIRSTNYDVVLLSTNINGQDFNPVIETFRNSIVILMVSYISNDTVSKPLSAGAKDYILKPFMIEELVRKIDHYQDYERLKKRNDAYEKYLSHSFTNAKHGQDLENIELPVFVSSNFQKYADAFAFEYAQKQNLPIHFISLSDPKAMNEIESLAQNVIIYIIDYQTLKKSDKKLFCDLIADKKAIILSSDKLEDMAYPVIEIKSENNVFDKGEILPIEDYVKFIVLNYQDKYPDTELSKKLGISRKSLWEKRKKYDIVKKK; encoded by the coding sequence ATGAAGATATTAATTATAGAGAACGAAGTATATTTAGCGCAAAGTATTGCAACGAAATTAGGTGAACTTGGTCATACATGTGAAATGTGCACCTCTACAAAAGATGCCATAAGAAGTACGAACTATGATGTGGTTCTCCTCTCGACAAATATCAATGGACAGGACTTTAACCCTGTCATAGAGACATTTAGGAACTCCATCGTTATCTTGATGGTCTCTTATATCTCCAATGACACTGTTTCCAAACCACTGAGTGCCGGAGCAAAGGATTATATATTAAAACCTTTCATGATAGAAGAGCTTGTAAGGAAAATAGACCACTATCAAGATTATGAAAGACTGAAAAAGAGAAACGATGCTTATGAAAAGTATCTCTCTCACAGCTTTACAAATGCAAAACACGGTCAAGACCTTGAAAACATAGAACTGCCTGTTTTTGTCTCATCGAACTTTCAAAAATATGCCGATGCTTTTGCATTTGAATATGCACAAAAACAAAATCTTCCTATCCACTTCATCTCTTTAAGCGATCCAAAGGCGATGAACGAGATAGAGTCCCTTGCCCAAAATGTCATTATATACATTATTGACTACCAAACACTCAAAAAATCTGATAAAAAGCTCTTTTGTGACCTTATAGCTGATAAAAAAGCCATCATTCTCAGCAGTGACAAACTTGAAGATATGGCGTATCCTGTCATTGAAATCAAAAGTGAGAACAATGTGTTTGATAAAGGAGAGATACTGCCTATTGAGGATTATGTTAAGTTTATAGTTCTCAATTATCAAGATAAATACCCAGATACGGAGCTCTCCAAAAAACTGGGTATCAGCCGTAAAAGTTTATGGGAAAAACGTAAGAAATATGATATCGTCAAGAAAAAATAA
- a CDS encoding Mrp/NBP35 family ATP-binding protein, whose translation MTEEIVKSALSKVMYPGFTKDIVTFGFVKDIVINGKDVSFTVDITSSAPEVAAQIVEEAEKELQLAGAGKVMVNIKAPVMPRESSSHGKNIAPQIKNFLMVSSGKGGVGKSTTSVNIAIALAQQGKKVGLLDADIYGPNVPRMLGISDVKPEVNGNKVLPIKAYGIEVMSMGSLMEEGQSLIWRGAMIMKAIEQFLRDILWSELDVLVIDMPPGTGDAQLTLAQSVPVTAGLTVTTPQGVSLDDSRRSLDMFKKLNIPIAGIIENMSGFIAPDTGVEYDIFGKGTSEPMAKEFDTEVIAEIPIEPAIRTGGDEGKPITFVAPTSESAKRYMKAAESIWKTIEEINANGGVDNEAVQPTTPPGVSACSTGGASSAPQSSGGGCGCS comes from the coding sequence ATGACTGAAGAAATTGTAAAATCAGCACTTTCAAAAGTTATGTATCCAGGTTTCACCAAGGATATCGTAACATTTGGTTTTGTTAAAGATATAGTTATAAACGGTAAAGATGTAAGCTTCACGGTTGATATCACTTCATCAGCTCCCGAAGTGGCAGCACAGATCGTTGAAGAGGCAGAAAAAGAGTTACAACTTGCAGGTGCAGGTAAGGTAATGGTAAATATTAAAGCTCCGGTAATGCCGAGAGAATCTTCTTCTCACGGTAAGAATATTGCACCGCAGATTAAAAACTTTTTGATGGTGAGTTCAGGTAAAGGTGGTGTCGGAAAATCGACTACATCAGTGAATATCGCTATTGCACTTGCACAGCAAGGAAAAAAAGTGGGACTTTTAGACGCAGATATCTATGGTCCGAATGTTCCTCGTATGCTCGGTATATCTGATGTGAAACCTGAAGTAAACGGCAATAAAGTGCTTCCTATCAAAGCCTATGGTATAGAAGTTATGTCAATGGGTTCACTGATGGAAGAGGGACAATCTCTTATCTGGCGTGGTGCTATGATCATGAAAGCTATCGAGCAGTTCTTGCGTGATATTTTATGGTCAGAGTTGGATGTACTTGTTATTGATATGCCACCGGGAACTGGTGATGCACAATTGACACTTGCTCAGTCTGTACCGGTAACAGCAGGTCTTACAGTTACAACACCACAGGGTGTTTCTCTTGATGATTCACGCCGTTCATTAGATATGTTTAAAAAGCTTAATATTCCAATTGCCGGAATCATTGAGAATATGAGTGGATTCATCGCACCAGATACGGGTGTTGAGTATGATATCTTTGGAAAAGGAACTTCTGAGCCTATGGCAAAAGAGTTCGATACTGAAGTTATTGCTGAAATTCCAATCGAGCCTGCAATCAGGACAGGTGGAGATGAAGGAAAACCTATCACTTTCGTAGCACCGACCTCAGAGTCAGCAAAACGCTATATGAAAGCGGCAGAGTCCATTTGGAAGACCATTGAAGAGATCAATGCGAACGGTGGTGTGGATAATGAAGCAGTTCAGCCTACAACACCTCCAGGTGTATCTGCATGTTCAACAGGTGGGGCTTCTTCGGCACCGCAAAGCAGTGGCGGCGGATGTGGCTGCAGCTAA
- the glmS gene encoding glutamine--fructose-6-phosphate transaminase (isomerizing): protein MCGIVGYIGQKNTKEILLEGLKELEYRGYDSAGIAVLSNGVFNSFKATGKLVNLEEKTKDFTTDKFAVGIGHTRWATHGKPTELNAHPHVGQNSYVVHNGIIENYAELKKELVNDGVTFLSQTDTEVIVHQFEKNLKNSTNTLEAFKKTISELEGAYAILLVTKGEKDKIFFAKQGSPMLVGINDENEKYFASSDTPLIGHATEVNYFEDGDYGYVSSEEIVIYDKNGKKKEPRFVKLDTNKLSAQKDGYRFFMEKEIYEQSSVIADTLLGRVTEKEVIFEELDSQLFDGINEIKLCACGTSYHAALTASYMFERYSKVKTSVEIASEFRYREPIMTADTLFVVISQSGETADTLETLKMAKNAGLKTLVICNVDNSSMVRLADATILTRAGVEKGVASTKAFATQVTVFWMLSLYLAQLKQSLMQESIEKQLELLRSIPACVKVEESMHERIKRLSKRYLHGHGFFFIGRDIFFPLALEGALKLKEISYLHAEGYPSGEMKHGPIALADPELFTIALLPEHLLYEKSRSNVEELSARDSTICAISPIEFDKADDFIETKNQKDYMLEFFEMMVAVQLLSLEISVRLGNDVDMPRNLAKSVTVE, encoded by the coding sequence ATGTGCGGAATAGTTGGTTACATCGGTCAAAAAAATACAAAAGAGATCTTACTTGAAGGTCTTAAAGAACTTGAATACCGTGGCTATGATTCTGCAGGTATCGCTGTTTTAAGTAACGGAGTATTCAACAGTTTTAAAGCGACGGGGAAACTTGTCAACCTTGAAGAAAAGACCAAAGATTTCACAACAGATAAATTTGCCGTAGGCATCGGGCATACACGCTGGGCCACTCACGGAAAGCCGACTGAACTCAATGCCCATCCTCACGTAGGACAAAATTCTTATGTCGTGCATAACGGTATCATCGAAAACTATGCAGAACTGAAAAAAGAGCTTGTAAATGACGGTGTCACTTTTTTAAGTCAGACAGATACAGAGGTCATCGTTCATCAGTTTGAAAAAAATCTCAAAAACTCCACAAATACACTTGAAGCCTTTAAAAAAACCATCTCAGAACTTGAAGGTGCCTATGCTATCTTGTTGGTTACAAAAGGTGAAAAAGACAAAATTTTTTTTGCAAAACAGGGTTCACCGATGCTTGTCGGCATCAATGATGAAAATGAAAAATATTTTGCATCTTCTGATACACCGCTCATCGGACATGCTACAGAGGTGAACTACTTTGAAGATGGTGACTATGGTTATGTCTCTTCTGAAGAGATCGTTATTTATGATAAAAACGGCAAGAAAAAAGAGCCTCGTTTTGTAAAGCTTGACACCAATAAACTTTCTGCGCAGAAAGACGGCTACCGCTTCTTTATGGAAAAAGAGATCTATGAGCAAAGCAGTGTTATTGCTGATACCCTGCTCGGACGTGTTACTGAGAAAGAGGTAATCTTCGAAGAGCTCGATTCTCAGCTTTTTGACGGCATCAATGAGATAAAACTCTGTGCTTGCGGAACATCCTACCATGCAGCACTGACAGCTTCGTATATGTTTGAACGTTATTCAAAAGTAAAAACATCTGTAGAGATTGCTTCGGAATTTCGTTACCGTGAGCCTATCATGACAGCAGACACGCTCTTTGTCGTTATCTCCCAAAGCGGTGAAACTGCCGATACACTTGAAACACTCAAAATGGCAAAGAATGCAGGTCTTAAAACACTTGTCATCTGTAACGTCGACAACTCTTCTATGGTGCGTCTGGCAGATGCGACTATATTAACGCGGGCAGGTGTTGAAAAAGGTGTGGCTTCAACAAAAGCTTTTGCAACACAGGTAACTGTTTTTTGGATGCTCTCACTCTACTTGGCTCAGTTAAAGCAGTCCCTCATGCAAGAATCTATTGAAAAACAGCTTGAACTTCTGCGAAGCATTCCGGCATGTGTAAAAGTTGAAGAGAGTATGCATGAACGCATCAAAAGACTCTCAAAACGCTACCTCCATGGACATGGATTTTTCTTTATTGGCCGTGATATCTTCTTTCCTCTGGCTCTTGAAGGTGCACTCAAACTTAAAGAGATTTCTTACCTTCACGCAGAGGGATATCCAAGCGGTGAAATGAAGCATGGTCCTATTGCTTTGGCTGATCCGGAACTTTTTACAATCGCCCTGCTTCCTGAGCATCTATTGTATGAAAAGTCAAGATCTAATGTCGAAGAACTCAGTGCACGTGATTCCACTATCTGTGCTATCAGTCCCATAGAGTTTGATAAAGCAGATGATTTTATAGAAACAAAGAACCAAAAAGATTATATGCTCGAATTTTTTGAGATGATGGTTGCTGTACAACTGCTTTCATTAGAGATCTCAGTACGGCTTGGCAATGATGTCGATATGCCGAGAAACCTAGCAAAATCGGTCACAGTAGAATAA